The proteins below are encoded in one region of Amorphus orientalis:
- a CDS encoding TRAP transporter small permease has product MTARSGPTEAAARRRWAARLPAACAAALHVIAGVLLFAMMILTVVDVIGRYLFTAPVPGAFEATEVMLVLIVFVGMPIVTGRQEHVSVLLFYDRAPAALVPVLRILSRVLTAVALGVAAWLLYEKGVELAAYGDTTVLLRIPLAPVAYAMAALSAVATVVAAIAVFHRGEAEA; this is encoded by the coding sequence GTGACCGCACGGTCCGGGCCAACCGAAGCAGCAGCGCGCCGCCGGTGGGCGGCGCGTCTGCCGGCGGCATGTGCGGCCGCGCTGCACGTCATCGCGGGCGTTCTGCTGTTCGCGATGATGATCCTGACCGTCGTGGACGTGATCGGGCGCTATCTCTTCACCGCACCCGTCCCCGGCGCCTTCGAGGCGACGGAGGTCATGCTGGTCCTCATCGTGTTCGTCGGAATGCCGATCGTGACCGGTCGGCAGGAACATGTGAGCGTGCTCCTGTTCTACGACCGCGCGCCCGCCGCGCTGGTTCCCGTTCTGCGCATTCTGAGCCGCGTCCTGACCGCCGTCGCCCTCGGCGTTGCGGCCTGGCTGCTCTACGAGAAGGGGGTCGAGCTCGCCGCCTATGGCGACACGACCGTTCTTCTGCGCATCCCGCTCGCGCCCGTCGCCTACGCGATGGCGGCGCTGTCTGCCGTGGCGACCGTGGTCGCTGCCATCGCCGTGTTCCATCGCGGCGAAGCGGAGGCATAG
- a CDS encoding TRAP transporter substrate-binding protein — MSVLGKTLRTGALALAVCTAAAVGQADAQTTLRVSNWLPPGHPLMTDIIGPWGEKVEEVTDGRVKVEVMQAPIGKPPAQYDLIRNGAADVAYGVHGYTPNRFGLTSLVELPFLSNTSEALSVAYWRVFEEYLKEANEHEGVKVVTLFTHGPGEIYTTQDAVTSADQLNGAKYRVGGGLANMVAQKLGIVPVSAPSPQVYEILSNGVADGILFPAESVPFFKIDTVIKNGTSVDGGLYNTSFFIIMNQRTWDGLSEEDQKAIDEVSGETLARIAGQAWDNADTAGVEKMKSEGIEIIEADDAFMSALQEKLAGIDSVFLDAAKEKGIDGEAALKMLKEEVAKESK, encoded by the coding sequence ATGTCCGTCCTTGGTAAGACCTTGAGGACCGGCGCCCTGGCGCTCGCGGTCTGCACGGCCGCCGCAGTCGGCCAGGCAGACGCCCAGACCACCCTGCGCGTATCGAACTGGCTGCCGCCGGGACATCCGCTGATGACGGACATCATCGGACCGTGGGGCGAGAAGGTCGAAGAGGTGACCGACGGCCGCGTGAAGGTCGAGGTCATGCAGGCGCCGATCGGCAAGCCGCCGGCCCAGTACGACCTGATCCGCAACGGCGCCGCCGACGTCGCCTACGGCGTGCACGGCTACACGCCGAACCGGTTCGGCCTGACCTCGCTGGTGGAACTTCCGTTCCTGTCGAACACCTCCGAGGCGCTCTCGGTCGCCTACTGGCGGGTGTTCGAGGAGTATCTGAAGGAGGCCAACGAGCACGAGGGCGTCAAGGTCGTCACCCTGTTCACCCACGGCCCGGGCGAGATCTACACCACCCAGGACGCGGTGACCTCCGCCGATCAGCTCAACGGCGCCAAGTACCGCGTCGGTGGCGGGCTCGCCAACATGGTCGCCCAGAAGCTCGGCATCGTGCCGGTCTCCGCGCCGTCGCCGCAGGTTTACGAGATCCTGTCCAACGGCGTCGCCGACGGCATCCTGTTCCCGGCCGAATCGGTGCCCTTCTTTAAGATCGACACGGTCATCAAGAACGGCACCAGCGTTGACGGCGGGCTCTACAACACGAGCTTCTTCATCATCATGAACCAGCGTACCTGGGACGGGCTCTCCGAAGAGGACCAGAAGGCGATCGACGAGGTCTCCGGCGAGACGCTCGCGCGGATCGCGGGCCAGGCCTGGGACAACGCCGACACCGCCGGTGTGGAGAAGATGAAGTCCGAGGGCATCGAGATCATCGAGGCCGACGACGCCTTCATGTCGGCGCTTCAGGAGAAGCTCGCCGGCATCGATTCCGTGTTCCTCGACGCGGCGAAGGAAAAGGGCATCGACGGCGAAGCCGCCCTCAAGATGCTCAAGGAAGAAGTGGCCAAGGAAAGCAAGTGA
- a CDS encoding glycoside hydrolase family 3 N-terminal domain-containing protein — MTLIRSAFAAVILLAASACVATGDDPSSVIKAGNQSASCSAPAARVPSGVPLETMVGQLLVVGFEGSSPGSASAAAVRDDLAAGRVGGVLFLRHNVSTAANVKALAAGFIEAAGSTPPLLMIDQEGGAVARLTPSMGFPATPSAETVAQRYSPGEAEAVYRKMADGLRAWGFNVNLAPIADVEVNPSNPVIAKPNRAYSSDPQVVAAYNRAFLSAHRAAGVAGTLKHFPGHGSSAGDSHNGAVDVSATWSEAELIPYRTLIDARAVDVIMVGHLRLDRPGATDTLPASISPSLIQGLLRDELCFSGVVVTDDLIMRAIRNRMSAIDAVVAALKAGNDIAVVSGDASTGPDFPQKAIAAVVSAAEQDPAFRRSLEMSYARVMDLKRRFGAPKGL; from the coding sequence ATGACGTTGATCCGTTCCGCGTTCGCCGCTGTGATCCTGCTGGCCGCCTCGGCCTGCGTCGCCACCGGCGATGACCCCTCCTCCGTCATCAAGGCCGGCAACCAGAGCGCAAGCTGCTCGGCGCCCGCCGCGCGGGTGCCCTCCGGCGTGCCGCTGGAGACGATGGTCGGGCAGCTTCTCGTGGTCGGCTTCGAGGGATCCTCGCCGGGCTCCGCCTCGGCCGCGGCCGTGCGCGACGACCTCGCCGCGGGACGGGTCGGCGGCGTCCTGTTCCTCCGCCACAACGTCTCGACGGCGGCGAACGTGAAGGCATTGGCCGCCGGCTTCATCGAGGCGGCCGGGTCGACGCCCCCTCTCCTGATGATCGACCAGGAGGGCGGCGCGGTCGCGCGGCTGACGCCGTCCATGGGCTTCCCGGCGACGCCGTCGGCGGAAACCGTGGCCCAGCGCTATTCGCCCGGGGAGGCCGAAGCGGTCTACCGCAAGATGGCCGACGGGCTGCGCGCCTGGGGCTTCAACGTCAACCTCGCCCCCATCGCCGACGTCGAGGTCAATCCGTCCAACCCGGTCATCGCAAAGCCGAACCGGGCCTATTCCAGCGATCCGCAAGTGGTCGCGGCCTACAACCGGGCCTTCCTCTCCGCGCACCGCGCCGCCGGTGTGGCCGGCACCCTGAAGCACTTCCCCGGCCACGGCTCCTCCGCCGGCGACAGCCACAACGGCGCCGTCGACGTCTCGGCGACCTGGAGCGAGGCGGAGCTGATCCCCTACCGGACGCTGATCGATGCCCGGGCCGTGGACGTCATCATGGTCGGCCACCTGCGGCTCGACCGGCCCGGCGCGACCGACACCCTGCCGGCCTCGATCTCGCCGTCGCTGATCCAGGGACTGCTGCGCGACGAGCTGTGCTTCAGCGGCGTGGTCGTCACCGACGATCTCATCATGCGCGCCATCCGCAACCGCATGAGCGCCATCGACGCGGTGGTTGCCGCGCTGAAGGCCGGCAACGACATCGCGGTGGTCTCCGGCGACGCCTCGACGGGGCCCGACTTCCCCCAGAAGGCGATCGCCGCCGTGGTCTCCGCCGCCGAGCAGGACCCTGCGTTCCGCCGGTCGCTGGAGATGTCCTATGCGCGGGTCATGGACCTGAAGCGCCGGTTCGGGGCCCCGAAGGGGCTCTAG
- a CDS encoding bifunctional salicylyl-CoA 5-hydroxylase/oxidoreductase — MKISVMGGGPAGLYFAILMKKARPATQITVYERNRPDDTFGFGVVFSDETLQTFEKYDFESYRLITDHFAYWDDIEIQFKDNVYRIGGNGFCGTSRKQLLLLLHQRARELGIDLQFETEIQDFEALMRDSDLVIASDGINSLVRETYKDHFEPSVDLRPNKFAWMGSTKPLDAFTFFFEENEHGIFIAHSYQYEPGLSTWVMETDPDTWERAGLGNMSEQESATYLEKVFAKQLDGHPLLINRSYWRNFPAIRNKRWTKDNIVLVGDAKSTAHFSIGSGTKLAMEDAIALFEAFKANGSSVADALAAYETDRREDVEKIQHAAEVSLVWFEHVDRYWDMDPLQFAFGLMTRSKAITYDNLELREEEFVRDVDKMFARQVAAEGFDVDVDNPPPPMFHPLRIRDMVVENRLAVSPMDTYSAVDGLPQDFHLVHYGARAMGGAGLVYTEMTCVSEKGRITPGCAGIYTDDQEAAWRRIVDFVHTNSHAKFCMQIGHSGRKGSTKLMWEGIDQPLESGGWDVEAPSALPYFDNSPIPKVMDRAAMDRIKGEFVQAAERANRAGFDMLELHCAHGYLLASFLSPLTNTRTDEYGGSLENRLRYPLEVFDAVRAVWPNEKPMSIRLSATDWKEGGITGDDAVEISRAFVEHGADLVDVSTGQTVPDAKPIFGRMFQTPFAEQIRNEAGVKTVAVGNITTADQVNTILAAGRADLVAMGRPHLLDPAMGLDAAAEYGFAKMYCPPQYLAGYDQALRNGQRARAELKELKLKARPQHRYTTERKQAAE, encoded by the coding sequence ATGAAGATTTCCGTGATGGGCGGCGGGCCCGCCGGGCTCTACTTCGCCATTTTGATGAAGAAAGCGCGACCGGCTACGCAGATCACTGTCTACGAGCGGAACCGTCCCGACGACACCTTCGGCTTCGGCGTGGTGTTTTCGGATGAGACGCTGCAGACGTTCGAGAAGTACGACTTCGAGAGCTACCGCCTGATTACCGATCACTTCGCCTACTGGGACGACATCGAGATCCAGTTCAAGGACAACGTGTATCGGATCGGCGGAAACGGTTTCTGCGGCACCTCCCGCAAGCAGCTCCTGCTGCTCCTGCATCAACGCGCCCGCGAGCTCGGCATCGACCTGCAGTTCGAGACCGAGATCCAGGATTTCGAGGCCCTGATGCGGGACTCCGATCTGGTCATCGCCTCCGACGGCATCAACTCGCTGGTGCGCGAGACCTACAAGGATCACTTCGAGCCGTCGGTCGATCTCCGGCCGAACAAGTTCGCGTGGATGGGCTCGACCAAGCCTCTGGACGCGTTCACGTTCTTCTTCGAGGAGAACGAGCACGGCATCTTCATTGCCCATAGCTACCAGTACGAGCCGGGCCTCTCGACCTGGGTCATGGAAACCGATCCGGACACCTGGGAGCGGGCCGGCCTGGGCAACATGAGCGAGCAGGAGTCGGCGACCTATCTGGAGAAGGTGTTCGCCAAGCAGCTCGACGGACATCCGCTGCTGATCAACCGCTCCTACTGGCGCAACTTCCCGGCCATCCGCAACAAGCGCTGGACCAAGGACAACATCGTCCTGGTGGGCGACGCAAAGTCCACCGCGCACTTCTCCATCGGCTCGGGCACCAAGCTCGCCATGGAGGACGCGATCGCCCTGTTCGAGGCGTTCAAGGCGAACGGCTCCTCCGTTGCCGACGCGCTGGCCGCCTACGAGACCGACCGTCGCGAGGACGTGGAGAAGATCCAGCACGCGGCGGAGGTCTCGCTGGTCTGGTTCGAGCACGTCGACCGCTACTGGGACATGGATCCGCTCCAGTTCGCGTTCGGCCTGATGACGCGCTCCAAGGCGATCACCTACGACAATCTGGAGCTGCGCGAAGAGGAGTTCGTCCGCGACGTCGACAAGATGTTCGCCAGGCAGGTCGCCGCTGAAGGCTTCGACGTCGACGTGGACAACCCGCCGCCGCCGATGTTCCACCCGCTGCGCATCCGCGACATGGTCGTGGAGAACCGGCTGGCCGTCTCGCCGATGGACACCTACTCGGCCGTCGACGGCCTGCCCCAGGACTTCCACCTGGTGCACTACGGCGCCCGCGCCATGGGCGGCGCCGGCCTCGTCTACACGGAGATGACCTGCGTGTCGGAGAAGGGCCGGATCACCCCGGGCTGCGCCGGCATCTACACCGACGATCAGGAGGCCGCCTGGAGGCGGATCGTCGACTTCGTGCACACGAACTCCCACGCGAAGTTCTGCATGCAGATCGGCCATTCCGGGCGCAAGGGCTCGACCAAGCTGATGTGGGAGGGCATCGACCAGCCGCTCGAAAGCGGCGGCTGGGACGTGGAGGCGCCGTCGGCCCTTCCCTACTTCGACAACAGCCCGATCCCGAAGGTCATGGACCGCGCGGCCATGGACCGGATCAAGGGCGAGTTCGTCCAGGCGGCCGAGCGCGCCAACCGGGCCGGCTTCGACATGCTGGAGTTGCACTGCGCCCACGGCTACCTGCTGGCCAGCTTCCTGTCGCCGCTGACCAACACCCGGACCGACGAGTACGGCGGATCGCTGGAGAACCGCCTGCGCTATCCGCTGGAGGTGTTCGACGCCGTGCGGGCCGTGTGGCCGAACGAGAAGCCGATGTCGATCCGCCTGTCTGCGACCGACTGGAAGGAAGGCGGCATCACCGGCGACGATGCGGTGGAGATCTCCCGCGCCTTCGTCGAGCACGGCGCGGATCTGGTGGACGTGTCCACGGGCCAGACGGTGCCGGATGCCAAGCCGATCTTCGGCCGCATGTTCCAGACGCCCTTCGCCGAGCAGATCCGCAACGAGGCCGGGGTGAAGACGGTCGCGGTCGGCAACATCACCACCGCCGACCAGGTCAACACGATCCTGGCGGCGGGACGAGCGGACCTGGTGGCCATGGGCCGCCCGCACCTGCTCGATCCGGCGATGGGGCTCGACGCGGCGGCCGAATACGGCTTCGCCAAGATGTACTGCCCGCCGCAATATCTCGCGGGCTATGATCAGGCCCTGCGCAACGGACAGCGCGCCCGCGCCGAGCTGAAGGAACTCAAGCTCAAGGCCCGGCCGCAGCACCGCTACACCACCGAGCGCAAGCAGGCGGCCGAGTAG
- a CDS encoding SDR family NAD(P)-dependent oxidoreductase yields MNGSSGRHAAITGGGTGIGAAIAQALKADGFRVTLLGRRKDVLERTAEAIGGATTVPADVTDPESVAAAFDKATADNGAVEVLVNSAGIASTAPFLKTDMALLRKLFSVNVEGVVTCSQAVLPAMLEAEAGRIVNVASTAGLKGYAYTSAYTASKHAVIGLTRSLALETAGKGITVNAVCPGFTDTDLTAESVERIVSLTGRSEDQAREALSKTNPLKRLIRPEEVADAVRWLVGPAASAVTGQSIAVAGGEVM; encoded by the coding sequence TTGAACGGGTCAAGCGGACGGCATGCGGCGATTACCGGCGGGGGAACGGGGATCGGCGCGGCGATTGCACAGGCCCTCAAGGCCGACGGATTCCGTGTCACGCTGCTCGGGCGGCGAAAGGACGTTCTGGAGCGGACCGCCGAGGCGATAGGCGGGGCCACGACGGTCCCGGCGGACGTGACGGACCCGGAGTCCGTTGCGGCTGCCTTCGACAAGGCGACCGCGGACAACGGCGCGGTCGAGGTGCTGGTCAATTCCGCGGGAATCGCCAGCACGGCTCCGTTCCTGAAGACCGACATGGCACTTTTGAGAAAGCTGTTCTCCGTCAATGTCGAAGGGGTGGTGACCTGTTCCCAGGCGGTGCTGCCGGCGATGCTGGAAGCGGAAGCCGGACGGATCGTCAACGTCGCGTCCACCGCCGGGCTGAAGGGCTACGCCTACACCTCCGCCTATACGGCCTCGAAGCACGCGGTGATCGGCCTGACCCGGTCGCTGGCGCTGGAGACCGCCGGCAAAGGCATCACCGTGAATGCCGTCTGCCCGGGCTTCACCGACACCGATCTGACCGCCGAGAGCGTCGAGCGGATCGTGTCGCTGACCGGGCGGAGCGAGGACCAGGCCCGGGAGGCCCTGTCCAAGACCAACCCGCTGAAGCGTCTGATCCGTCCGGAGGAAGTGGCCGATGCCGTGCGCTGGCTGGTCGGGCCGGCGGCGAGCGCGGTCACCGGACAGTCGATCGCGGTCGCCGGCGGCGAGGTGATGTGA
- a CDS encoding MarR family winged helix-turn-helix transcriptional regulator: protein MAPMTGFTALDAETRALERPRDHTGELRLWLRMLACTNMIEAEIRRRLRERFDVTLPRFDLMAQLDKAPEGLSLGEISRRMMVSNGNVTGLVERLADDGLVERRASDTDRRSTFVRLTPAGRNAFAVMAEEHAEWIGELFADLSGNDIEVLLDQLGQAKASVQHHSKKWESAR from the coding sequence ATGGCTCCGATGACCGGCTTCACGGCGCTGGATGCGGAGACCAGGGCGCTGGAGCGTCCGCGCGACCACACCGGCGAGCTGCGTCTGTGGCTGCGCATGCTGGCCTGCACCAACATGATCGAGGCGGAAATCCGCCGGCGGCTGCGCGAGCGCTTCGACGTCACGCTGCCGCGGTTCGACCTCATGGCCCAGCTCGACAAGGCGCCGGAAGGTCTGTCGCTCGGCGAGATCTCGCGCCGGATGATGGTGTCGAACGGAAACGTCACCGGTCTCGTCGAACGTCTCGCGGACGACGGGCTGGTGGAGCGGCGGGCATCGGACACCGATCGCCGGTCCACGTTCGTGCGTCTGACGCCGGCCGGCCGCAATGCGTTCGCCGTCATGGCCGAAGAACATGCCGAATGGATCGGCGAGCTGTTCGCCGATCTGTCGGGCAACGATATCGAGGTGCTTCTCGACCAGCTCGGTCAGGCGAAGGCATCGGTGCAGCATCATTCGAAAAAATGGGAGAGCGCGCGATGA
- a CDS encoding enoyl-CoA hydratase family protein, with protein MSDRFQIDLPLSGYTPKHFLLSVDGPVATITLNRPERKNPLTFESYAELRDTFRALHHEEQVKTIVVTGAGGNFCSGGDVFEIIQPLLSRDMKGLLDFTQMTGDLVKAMRACPQPIIAAVDGVCVGAGAIIAMASDVRFGTEASKVAFLFTKVGLAGCDMGACGILPRIIGFGRAAELLYSGRVMRGDEGERWGFFNRLLSSDAVLSEAQAFAAELAKGPTFAHGITKKMMHMEWDMSVDQLVDAEAMAQSICMQTEDYRRAFEAFAEKKTPIFEGN; from the coding sequence ATGAGCGACCGATTCCAGATCGACCTGCCGTTGTCCGGCTACACGCCCAAGCATTTTCTTCTGTCGGTCGACGGACCGGTGGCGACCATCACGCTCAACCGTCCCGAGCGGAAGAACCCGCTCACCTTCGAAAGCTATGCGGAGCTGCGCGACACCTTCCGCGCGCTGCACCACGAGGAGCAGGTCAAGACCATCGTCGTGACCGGGGCCGGCGGGAACTTCTGCTCCGGCGGCGACGTGTTCGAGATCATCCAGCCGCTGCTCTCCCGGGACATGAAGGGGCTTCTCGACTTCACCCAGATGACCGGCGATCTGGTCAAGGCGATGCGCGCCTGCCCGCAGCCGATCATCGCGGCCGTCGACGGGGTCTGCGTTGGCGCCGGCGCGATCATCGCGATGGCCTCCGACGTGCGCTTCGGCACCGAGGCCTCGAAGGTCGCCTTCCTGTTCACCAAGGTCGGACTGGCCGGCTGCGACATGGGCGCCTGCGGGATCCTGCCCCGGATCATCGGGTTCGGGCGCGCCGCGGAACTGCTTTATTCCGGCCGGGTGATGCGCGGCGACGAGGGCGAGCGCTGGGGCTTCTTCAACCGCCTGCTGTCGTCGGACGCAGTGCTGTCGGAAGCCCAGGCCTTCGCCGCGGAACTCGCCAAGGGGCCGACCTTCGCCCACGGCATCACCAAGAAGATGATGCACATGGAGTGGGACATGTCGGTCGACCAGCTCGTCGACGCGGAGGCGATGGCTCAGTCGATCTGCATGCAGACCGAGGACTACCGCCGCGCCTTCGAGGCGTTCGCGGAAAAGAAGACGCCGATCTTCGAGGGAAACTGA
- a CDS encoding acyl-CoA dehydrogenase family protein, with translation MADTSFLDWPFFEDRHRAFAAELDRWAAATVPGLVDHHDVDGTCRRLVQALGEAGFLKHTVVAPYGGASEKLDVRTLCIARETLGRHHALADFAFAMQGLGTGSISLYGSDDQKARFLPDVSAGKAIAAFALTEPEAGSDVAAMASTAEPDGDGFRITGEKTWISNGGIADQYVVFARTGEAPGARGLSAFVVEADRPGVSVAERLDVIAPHPLGRIRFDDVHVPADHRLGGGGDGFKIAMATLDVFRSTVGAAALGFARAALDAGLDRASTRHLFGAPLADLQLTQAALADMALDVDAAALLVYRAAWTKDQGAPRITREASMAKLYATEAAQRVIDKAVQIHGGDGVRSGTRVEELYREIRALRIYEGASEVQKVVIARQALQAYAAAGGSQ, from the coding sequence ATGGCGGACACGAGCTTTCTCGACTGGCCGTTCTTCGAGGACAGGCACCGCGCCTTCGCCGCCGAGCTGGACCGGTGGGCGGCAGCCACGGTTCCCGGTCTGGTCGATCACCACGATGTCGACGGCACCTGCCGCCGCCTCGTCCAGGCGCTCGGCGAGGCCGGGTTCCTCAAGCACACGGTGGTCGCCCCCTACGGCGGCGCCTCGGAGAAACTCGACGTCCGGACGCTGTGCATCGCCCGGGAAACGCTGGGCCGGCACCACGCGCTCGCCGATTTCGCCTTCGCCATGCAGGGGCTCGGCACCGGATCCATCAGCCTCTACGGCAGCGACGACCAGAAGGCCCGTTTCCTTCCCGACGTCTCGGCCGGCAAGGCGATCGCCGCCTTCGCCCTGACGGAGCCGGAAGCCGGCTCCGACGTTGCCGCCATGGCCAGCACCGCCGAGCCGGACGGGGACGGGTTCCGGATCACCGGCGAGAAGACCTGGATCTCCAACGGCGGCATCGCCGACCAGTACGTGGTGTTCGCGCGCACTGGCGAGGCACCGGGCGCGCGGGGACTGTCGGCCTTCGTGGTCGAGGCGGACAGGCCGGGCGTGTCGGTCGCCGAACGCCTCGACGTGATCGCGCCGCATCCGCTCGGCCGGATCCGGTTCGACGACGTCCATGTGCCGGCGGATCATCGGCTGGGTGGCGGCGGCGACGGCTTCAAGATCGCCATGGCGACCCTGGACGTGTTCCGGTCCACCGTCGGCGCGGCCGCCCTCGGCTTCGCCCGCGCCGCCCTCGACGCAGGCCTCGACCGGGCCAGCACCCGGCATCTGTTCGGGGCCCCGCTCGCCGACCTTCAGCTCACCCAGGCCGCGCTCGCCGACATGGCGCTCGACGTCGATGCGGCGGCGCTTCTGGTCTACCGGGCCGCGTGGACCAAGGATCAGGGCGCGCCGCGCATCACCCGCGAGGCCTCCATGGCCAAGCTCTACGCCACCGAGGCGGCCCAGCGCGTCATCGACAAGGCCGTCCAGATTCACGGCGGCGACGGCGTGCGCTCCGGCACCCGGGTGGAGGAACTCTACCGTGAGATCCGGGCGCTCAGGATCTACGAGGGCGCGAGCGAGGTTCAGAAGGTGGTCATCGCCCGCCAGGCCCTCCAGGCCTACGCCGCCGCGGGAGGCTCTCAATAA
- a CDS encoding benzoate-CoA ligase family protein, which produces MGTESAHVDTFARDNLPPPEQWPEFPNLEKLGYPDRLNCAVELIDRNVAEGRGDNVALIGTDIEWTYADLAKVVDRIAHVLVDRYGLKPGNRVLLRSANNPMMTAVYFAIIKAGGIVVATMPLLRARELSVLVEKSELTLAVCDNRLADEMEKTKTLAPRLTDIVYFHTDADDGLEAQMAAYDAPFEACDTSRDDICLIGFTSGTTGQPKGTMHFHRDMLAICDCYGKQVLRPEETDRFVGSPPLAFTFGLGGLVLFPFRVGAAGILLERAGPDDLLEAIARYKATVTFTAPTAYRAMLAKLDEFDISSLRKCVSAGEALPKPTWDAWYDKTGIKLMDGIGGTEMLHIFIAAPEEEIRPGSTGKPVPFYEAKVIDEAGNTCPPGVPGRLAVRGPTGCRYLADDRQTVYVQDGWNIPGDTFETDADGYFWYKARSDDMIISSGYNIAGPEVEAAMLAHPAVAECGVVAAPDPDRGHIVKAYVVLEDGHTGDAALTKELQDHVKNELAPYKYPRAVEYVAQLPRTETGKLQRFQLRQIAERNQASGAA; this is translated from the coding sequence ATGGGTACCGAAAGCGCACACGTCGACACGTTTGCCCGTGACAATCTCCCGCCGCCGGAGCAGTGGCCGGAGTTTCCGAACCTGGAGAAGCTCGGCTATCCGGACCGGCTCAACTGCGCCGTCGAACTGATCGACCGCAACGTCGCCGAAGGCCGCGGCGACAACGTCGCCCTGATCGGCACCGACATCGAATGGACCTACGCGGACCTGGCGAAGGTGGTCGACAGGATCGCCCACGTTCTGGTCGACCGCTACGGGCTGAAGCCCGGCAACCGGGTGCTGCTGCGCTCGGCCAACAATCCGATGATGACGGCTGTCTATTTCGCCATCATCAAGGCCGGTGGCATCGTGGTGGCCACCATGCCGCTGCTGCGCGCCCGGGAGCTCTCGGTTCTGGTCGAGAAGTCGGAGCTGACCCTCGCCGTCTGCGACAATCGCCTCGCCGACGAGATGGAGAAGACCAAGACGCTGGCGCCCAGGCTGACCGACATCGTCTATTTCCACACCGATGCGGACGACGGTCTCGAAGCCCAGATGGCCGCCTATGACGCGCCTTTCGAAGCCTGCGACACCTCGCGCGACGACATCTGCCTGATCGGCTTCACCTCCGGCACCACCGGCCAGCCGAAGGGGACGATGCATTTCCACCGCGACATGCTCGCGATCTGCGACTGCTACGGCAAGCAGGTGCTGCGTCCGGAGGAAACCGACCGCTTCGTGGGCTCGCCGCCGCTCGCCTTCACCTTCGGCCTGGGCGGCCTTGTGCTGTTCCCGTTCCGGGTCGGCGCAGCCGGCATCCTTCTGGAGCGGGCGGGGCCGGACGATCTCCTGGAGGCGATCGCCAGGTACAAGGCGACCGTCACCTTCACGGCGCCCACGGCCTACCGGGCGATGCTCGCCAAGCTCGACGAGTTCGACATCTCCAGCCTGCGCAAATGCGTCTCGGCGGGCGAGGCCCTGCCGAAGCCGACCTGGGACGCCTGGTACGACAAGACCGGCATCAAGCTCATGGACGGGATCGGCGGCACGGAGATGCTGCACATCTTCATCGCCGCGCCGGAGGAGGAGATCCGGCCCGGTTCGACCGGCAAGCCGGTGCCGTTCTACGAGGCCAAGGTGATCGACGAGGCCGGCAACACCTGCCCGCCCGGCGTGCCCGGACGTCTCGCGGTGCGCGGACCGACCGGCTGCCGCTACCTCGCCGACGACCGGCAGACGGTCTACGTGCAGGACGGCTGGAACATCCCCGGCGACACCTTCGAGACCGACGCCGACGGGTACTTCTGGTACAAGGCCCGCTCCGACGACATGATCATCTCGTCCGGCTACAACATCGCCGGCCCGGAGGTGGAAGCGGCCATGCTCGCCCATCCGGCGGTGGCGGAGTGCGGCGTCGTCGCCGCGCCGGATCCCGACCGGGGCCACATCGTCAAGGCCTATGTGGTGCTCGAAGACGGCCACACCGGCGACGCGGCGCTGACCAAGGAGCTGCAGGACCACGTGAAGAACGAACTCGCGCCCTACAAGTATCCGCGGGCGGTGGAGTATGTGGCGCAGTTGCCGCGCACCGAAACCGGCAAGCTGCAGCGCTTCCAGCTCCGTCAGATCGCGGAACGCAATCAGGCGTCGGGGGCGGCGTGA
- a CDS encoding RidA family protein — MSDTDTQDPKSSAAPARLPSPLEAVQPEGWPAPRGYANGMIGAGRVLFVGGQIGWDTEGKFPDGFLPQVGQALRNILDVVEAAGGGPEHIARLTWYVTDMEAYRASLKELGPVYRSALGKHFPAMALVQVVSLVETEALVEIEATAVIPETAG, encoded by the coding sequence TTGAGCGACACCGACACCCAAGATCCGAAATCCTCAGCAGCCCCTGCGCGCCTGCCGTCGCCGCTCGAAGCGGTCCAGCCGGAGGGGTGGCCTGCGCCGCGCGGCTACGCCAACGGCATGATCGGTGCCGGCCGCGTCCTGTTCGTCGGCGGTCAGATCGGCTGGGACACGGAGGGCAAATTTCCCGACGGGTTCCTGCCGCAGGTCGGCCAGGCGCTGCGCAACATCCTCGATGTCGTCGAGGCCGCCGGCGGCGGGCCGGAGCACATCGCGCGCCTGACCTGGTACGTGACCGACATGGAGGCCTATCGGGCGTCTTTGAAGGAGCTGGGTCCGGTCTACCGCTCGGCGCTCGGTAAGCATTTTCCGGCGATGGCGCTGGTCCAGGTCGTGTCTCTGGTGGAGACCGAGGCCCTGGTCGAGATCGAGGCCACCGCCGTCATTCCCGAGACCGCCGGCTGA